The proteins below come from a single Candidatus Methanoperedens sp. genomic window:
- a CDS encoding MarR family transcriptional regulator, whose protein sequence is MEHLPPSAKLVFKVLESSGFITQKDIAKQTYLPARTVRYALNRLKEEKVLQERFYFQDARQSLYGLNNIKPEVVGK, encoded by the coding sequence ATAGAACATTTACCACCTTCAGCAAAACTTGTTTTTAAGGTGCTTGAATCCAGCGGATTCATAACACAGAAAGATATTGCGAAGCAAACCTATCTTCCGGCAAGAACAGTAAGATACGCCCTTAACAGACTAAAAGAAGAAAAAGTGCTTCAAGAACGTTTTTATTTCCAGGATGCACGACAGAGCCTGTACGGGTTGAATAATATAAAGCCGGAGGTGGTGGGTAAGTAA
- a CDS encoding MarR family transcriptional regulator, giving the protein MKLVVNILENHGAMTQKEIARITRLPARTVRYALNRLKEEDFLEEREYYQDARQSLYGIKQGNREIFA; this is encoded by the coding sequence ATGAAACTTGTTGTCAATATACTTGAAAATCACGGGGCTATGACCCAAAAAGAAATTGCAAGGATCACCCGTCTCCCGGCAAGGACAGTGCGTTATGCCCTGAACAGGTTGAAAGAAGAGGATTTCCTGGAAGAGCGCGAATATTACCAGGATGCGAGGCAATCCCTTTATGGAATAAAACAGGGGAATCGGGAAATATTTGCCTGA
- a CDS encoding dinitrogenase iron-molybdenum cofactor biosynthesis protein, translated as MNKKLKIAVASSDGKVINQHFGKARKFIVIESDGEVIKVLDVRENKPACGSLEYGGHADNVLNESVSLISDCDAVLCSRIGGGASEGLLSMGIEPVEAPGFIEENVLAFARYRLKTAL; from the coding sequence ATGAACAAGAAATTGAAGATAGCAGTCGCTTCAAGCGATGGGAAGGTTATTAACCAGCATTTTGGCAAAGCAAGAAAATTTATCGTGATAGAATCGGACGGAGAGGTGATCAAGGTCCTTGATGTGAGGGAGAACAAGCCTGCCTGTGGTTCTCTTGAATACGGAGGTCATGCGGATAATGTCCTGAATGAAAGTGTATCTCTCATCAGCGACTGCGATGCTGTTCTCTGCAGCAGGATCGGGGGAGGCGCATCTGAAGGGTTGCTCAGCATGGGAATAGAGCCTGTTGAAGCCCCCGGATTCATTGAGGAAAATGTCCTTGCATTTGCCAGATACAGGTTGAAAACTGCTTTATAA
- a CDS encoding aliphatic sulfonate ABC transporter substrate-binding protein — translation MSNKTVLIIGIVLIAGFVGLQALSNNPQVSEEKISVIRIGSTAPGHLKFILFQEKGWMDEEFAKDGIKVEYYPFTGGGAEALMALSSGSLDISYNGADPGLRTAAAGADIKLIGISSFGNPASGASSIIVRNDSKITSVKDLKGKKVAYLKGTMRHATIIKALEIEGMSINDIESFNLNFQASGPALLKGDIDALVEGETTIFELVSKGAARTLWSGKDHPEISSPASGINVRGDFARKHPDIVKRLLKIDLKTARWADENPDETIKIFSKATKKDEKNVREVSYPENKFYQDPQITDKALQSLKDEEQFMKANGLIEGKVDFNLWVDRSFIDSVLKEK, via the coding sequence ATGTCAAACAAAACCGTTTTAATTATTGGGATAGTATTAATTGCAGGATTTGTTGGCTTACAAGCTCTTTCAAATAATCCACAAGTTTCTGAAGAAAAGATCTCTGTTATTCGTATTGGCAGCACTGCCCCTGGCCATCTAAAATTTATTTTATTTCAGGAAAAAGGATGGATGGATGAAGAATTTGCAAAAGATGGAATAAAAGTAGAGTACTATCCATTTACAGGAGGCGGTGCAGAAGCCTTGATGGCATTATCCAGCGGCAGTCTTGATATCAGTTATAACGGCGCGGATCCGGGTTTACGCACTGCGGCAGCAGGCGCTGATATAAAGCTAATTGGTATATCGTCTTTTGGTAATCCGGCTTCAGGAGCATCATCGATAATCGTCAGGAATGATTCAAAAATAACATCAGTCAAAGACCTAAAAGGTAAAAAAGTGGCTTATTTGAAAGGAACCATGCGTCATGCAACAATAATTAAAGCACTGGAAATAGAGGGTATGTCGATAAATGATATCGAATCGTTCAATCTTAATTTCCAGGCATCCGGTCCTGCATTATTAAAAGGGGATATTGATGCCCTTGTTGAGGGGGAGACCACGATATTCGAACTTGTATCAAAAGGAGCTGCAAGGACGCTCTGGAGTGGAAAAGACCACCCGGAAATTTCTTCACCTGCAAGCGGCATCAATGTCCGGGGGGATTTTGCAAGGAAGCATCCGGATATTGTTAAAAGACTCTTGAAGATCGATCTGAAAACTGCACGATGGGCTGATGAAAACCCGGATGAAACTATAAAAATATTTTCAAAGGCCACAAAAAAAGATGAGAAAAATGTTAGAGAGGTATCTTATCCAGAAAATAAATTCTATCAAGATCCCCAAATTACGGATAAAGCACTTCAATCTTTAAAAGATGAAGAACAATTCATGAAGGCCAATGGCTTAATAGAAGGAAAAGTTGATTTTAACTTATGGGTAGACAGAAGCTTCATAGATTCAGTATTGAAAGAAAAATAA
- a CDS encoding DUF2099 family protein, whose protein sequence is MSKTRHVMELQGRTRVVVENGKVVEVGKPMTEYCPIFDKVRGIKKFTPDTAKENVEFRMRDFGMFSENRELEMEIFVGFGASETFMTGLRKGLLDSTVTVCDGAGTVITGNPRLCQGMGSRISGLTETSPIKGLIKRIEAAKGVVLDPETAVIDQVGGVRKAIELGYRKIGVSVANLKNLKEIRNIEKESDAQVITFGVHSTGMPDNEAKEFIDLVDMTTGCTSKWIRAGVAGKAIAQFGTAIPIFAITKRGRELLLERAKEIRDPILVNTMKLPVLPEERQPAPLV, encoded by the coding sequence ATGTCAAAAACACGTCATGTAATGGAACTTCAAGGCAGAACGCGCGTAGTAGTTGAAAATGGGAAGGTTGTGGAAGTCGGTAAGCCCATGACCGAATACTGCCCCATCTTTGATAAAGTCAGGGGCATCAAGAAATTTACCCCGGATACGGCGAAAGAAAATGTTGAGTTCAGGATGAGGGACTTCGGCATGTTCTCAGAGAACCGTGAACTGGAGATGGAGATATTTGTCGGTTTCGGGGCGAGCGAAACTTTTATGACCGGTCTACGAAAAGGGCTGCTTGACTCCACAGTTACCGTATGCGACGGCGCCGGCACGGTGATCACGGGCAATCCCAGGCTGTGCCAGGGCATGGGGTCGCGAATTTCAGGCTTGACAGAAACATCGCCAATAAAAGGGCTGATCAAAAGAATAGAGGCTGCGAAAGGCGTGGTTCTTGACCCGGAAACTGCTGTGATAGATCAGGTGGGAGGTGTAAGGAAAGCCATAGAACTCGGATACAGGAAAATAGGGGTATCTGTTGCAAATCTCAAAAACCTCAAAGAAATACGAAATATTGAAAAAGAGAGTGATGCTCAGGTAATAACATTCGGAGTGCATTCTACAGGCATGCCTGATAACGAGGCAAAAGAATTTATCGACCTGGTAGATATGACCACAGGTTGTACCTCGAAATGGATCCGCGCAGGTGTGGCAGGTAAGGCCATAGCGCAGTTCGGAACTGCCATACCCATATTCGCAATCACTAAAAGAGGACGAGAACTGCTGCTTGAGCGGGCAAAGGAGATCAGGGACCCTATACTGGTGAACACTATGAAACTCCCTGTCCTGCCTGAAGAAAGGCAGCCGGCACCGCTGGTGTAA